A genomic stretch from Dissulfuribacter thermophilus includes:
- a CDS encoding HypC/HybG/HupF family hydrogenase formation chaperone, whose translation MEVIEVEGEIAKVDSRGMKKEVRLDIVDRIPKVGDFVIVHAGFAIHTMEKEEAKRSLELFYEMAKYV comes from the coding sequence ATGGAAGTAATAGAGGTTGAAGGAGAAATTGCAAAGGTAGATTCCCGCGGCATGAAAAAGGAAGTTCGTTTAGATATTGTAGACAGGATACCGAAAGTCGGGGATTTTGTCATAGTCCATGCGGGATTTGCAATTCACACTATGGAAAAAGAAGAAGCAAAAAGGAGCCTAGAGCTATTTTATGAAATGGCAAAATACGTTTGA
- the hypD gene encoding hydrogenase formation protein HypD, with amino-acid sequence MKWQNTFDPFRSRETVKGLHKVLLREVERPVRIMEVCGTHTMSIFQHGLRELFPEKLKMISGPGCPVCVTSQGDIDTMIGLSREPNCRLVSFGDMLRVPGSNGSLRDAMAQGAKVHIVYSPMDALEIAKKFSDDEVVFLGIGFETTAPSIAATIIRAKKEKIKNFSVLSTMKLMPPALHSLFSQEDVEVDGLLCPGHVSAIIGARAYVPISEEFKIPCVIAGFEPADILAALILLIRQIKNGESKVENAYERAVSWDGNERALEIVKKVFYPVDVTWRGIGVIPQSGLSIRKEFEEFCARKKLGLKIKELPEPKGCRCGEVLKGAITPPMCPLFKKACTPATPVGPCMVSSEGICHAYYRYGFADNDSGG; translated from the coding sequence ATGAAATGGCAAAATACGTTTGATCCTTTTAGGTCTCGCGAGACTGTTAAGGGACTTCATAAGGTCCTTTTGAGGGAAGTTGAAAGACCTGTACGGATCATGGAGGTCTGTGGGACCCATACTATGAGCATTTTTCAGCATGGGCTCAGAGAGCTTTTCCCTGAAAAGCTTAAAATGATTTCAGGGCCAGGGTGTCCTGTTTGCGTTACTTCTCAAGGGGATATCGACACCATGATAGGCCTTAGCCGTGAGCCCAATTGTCGCCTAGTTTCTTTTGGAGATATGCTGAGAGTTCCAGGATCGAATGGCAGTTTAAGGGATGCTATGGCCCAGGGGGCCAAGGTCCATATAGTTTATAGTCCCATGGATGCTCTGGAGATAGCGAAAAAATTTTCAGATGATGAAGTAGTATTTTTAGGAATAGGTTTCGAGACTACAGCGCCAAGCATTGCCGCAACTATAATCCGTGCAAAAAAAGAGAAAATAAAGAATTTTTCTGTACTTTCTACAATGAAACTTATGCCCCCGGCACTCCATTCTTTGTTTTCCCAAGAGGATGTGGAGGTGGACGGATTACTGTGCCCTGGTCATGTCAGCGCCATAATAGGTGCTAGGGCATATGTACCTATTTCAGAGGAGTTTAAGATTCCTTGTGTTATAGCAGGATTTGAGCCAGCTGACATCTTAGCAGCTTTAATCTTGCTTATAAGACAGATAAAGAACGGAGAAAGCAAAGTTGAAAATGCATATGAGCGAGCAGTTTCCTGGGATGGGAATGAAAGGGCTTTAGAGATTGTAAAAAAGGTATTTTATCCAGTAGATGTGACTTGGAGGGGTATTGGCGTTATTCCTCAAAGCGGACTTAGTATTCGTAAGGAATTTGAAGAGTTCTGTGCCAGAAAGAAATTAGGCCTGAAGATAAAGGAATTACCTGAACCAAAGGGGTGCAGATGTGGAGAAGTGTTAAAGGGAGCTATAACTCCACCAATGTGTCCATTATTTAAAAAGGCCTGTACCCCAGCTACTCCTGTAGGGCCTTGTATGGTCTCAAGTGAAGGGATTTGTCATGCTTATTATAGATACGGATTTGCGGATAACGACTCTGGAGGTTGA
- the hypE gene encoding hydrogenase expression/formation protein HypE: MGGEIKRQITLDHGSGGLKTRELIEGLFLKRLNNPFLSNLEDSATLELNQGRIAFTTDSYVVDPISFPGGDIGSLSVHGTINDLAMKGAWPVALSLSFVLEEGFFFDELDQILASIELASKKAGVPIVTGDTKVVPRGKGDKIFINTSGIGIIPDGVDVGYHRIQSGDVIIVSGSVGDHGVTILTRREGLGFSGDLKSDTMALHGLVKTLIEELGPDLHCLRDPTRGGVATVLVELAERTGLSMEVDEESIPIRDEVKGATEILGLDPLYIANEGKLIAWVSEGSAKRAVEIMRQRIEGKEANIIGRVLDGKDARVTLNTIVGGKRAIYALTGNPLPRIC; this comes from the coding sequence ATGGGGGGCGAGATTAAACGGCAGATTACGCTTGATCACGGTAGTGGAGGATTAAAGACTAGGGAACTTATTGAGGGGCTTTTTTTAAAGAGGCTCAACAATCCCTTTTTGTCTAATCTTGAAGACAGTGCCACTTTAGAGCTAAACCAGGGGCGAATTGCATTTACTACAGATTCATATGTGGTAGATCCCATAAGTTTTCCAGGAGGTGATATTGGAAGCCTATCAGTCCACGGGACCATAAATGACCTTGCCATGAAGGGAGCATGGCCTGTGGCCTTGAGTCTTTCCTTTGTACTGGAGGAAGGATTTTTCTTTGATGAGTTAGATCAAATATTGGCTTCCATTGAATTAGCCTCTAAAAAGGCGGGAGTTCCCATCGTTACTGGGGATACCAAGGTAGTTCCCAGGGGTAAAGGCGATAAGATTTTTATAAATACGTCAGGTATTGGGATTATTCCAGACGGCGTGGATGTTGGATACCACAGAATTCAATCAGGAGATGTAATAATTGTATCAGGATCTGTAGGAGATCATGGTGTCACCATCCTAACTCGACGAGAGGGGCTTGGATTTTCTGGTGACCTAAAAAGTGACACCATGGCGCTTCATGGTCTAGTCAAGACATTAATTGAGGAGTTAGGCCCTGACCTACACTGTCTGAGGGACCCTACAAGAGGAGGGGTCGCAACCGTATTGGTAGAACTTGCTGAAAGAACCGGTCTTTCCATGGAAGTAGATGAAGAGAGTATTCCCATTCGTGACGAGGTCAAAGGGGCCACGGAGATCCTAGGGCTTGATCCCCTTTATATCGCAAATGAGGGGAAATTGATTGCGTGGGTGTCAGAAGGTTCTGCAAAAAGGGCTGTAGAGATAATGAGACAGAGAATTGAGGGAAAAGAGGCAAATATCATTGGTAGAGTCTTAGATGGAAAGGATGCTAGAGTGACTTTGAACACTATCGTTGGAGGAAAGAGGGCAATCTATGCCCTTACTGGAAATCCTCTGCCTAGGATATGTTGA
- a CDS encoding HyaD/HybD family hydrogenase maturation endopeptidase has product MKSPKKGILGIGNILLKDEGFGVQVVRYLEENFEIPEEVEVMDGGTSGMALSDFIKGLNRLLIIDVVRLEDSPGTLKEFSLKDLMLLSDSFRMSPHQVGILDVLSLLSFEGTLPEKVDFLCVVPRDLGTGLGLSKELEPLVPEVAKRAYEWLINA; this is encoded by the coding sequence ATGAAAAGTCCCAAAAAAGGAATACTTGGAATAGGCAATATCCTATTAAAGGATGAGGGCTTTGGAGTCCAGGTGGTTAGGTATCTTGAAGAAAATTTCGAGATTCCAGAAGAAGTAGAGGTCATGGACGGCGGGACCTCTGGTATGGCTCTATCCGATTTTATTAAAGGGCTGAATCGTCTTCTAATAATCGACGTAGTGCGCCTGGAAGATAGCCCTGGGACCTTGAAAGAATTTTCATTGAAGGACTTGATGCTTTTGTCTGATTCCTTTCGCATGAGTCCACATCAGGTAGGCATTTTGGACGTGTTAAGTCTTCTAAGTTTTGAAGGTACCTTGCCTGAAAAGGTGGATTTTCTTTGTGTGGTTCCAAGGGATCTTGGCACTGGGCTTGGACTTTCCAAGGAGTTGGAGCCCCTTGTACCTGAGGTGGCAAAAAGGGCATATGAGTGGTTAATAAATGCATGA
- a CDS encoding hydrogenase maturation nickel metallochaperone HypA, with the protein MHELTLAEGLARELREIAIRHRASAIRDVFVSIGALSGIVQESFEFGFEIIKEQEPLLKEANLHVEVDYPSYRCKGCGSIIEKSSVVPSQCPKCKGLQFFPIGGDDLRLLRVELDLEEEMEDI; encoded by the coding sequence ATGCATGAGTTAACGCTTGCAGAGGGCCTGGCCCGAGAGCTAAGGGAGATAGCAATAAGACATCGCGCAAGTGCGATTAGGGATGTTTTTGTTAGCATTGGTGCACTTTCTGGAATTGTCCAGGAAAGCTTTGAATTTGGATTTGAGATCATAAAAGAGCAAGAGCCATTATTAAAAGAGGCAAATCTACACGTGGAAGTCGATTATCCCAGTTACCGGTGTAAAGGCTGTGGTTCTATCATAGAGAAATCGAGTGTGGTGCCTTCTCAGTGCCCAAAGTGTAAGGGACTTCAATTTTTTCCAATAGGTGGGGATGACCTCAGGCTTTTGAGGGTCGAATTGGATTTAGAAGAAGAAATGGAGGATATTTAG
- the hypB gene encoding hydrogenase nickel incorporation protein HypB, whose product MCDTCGCEKKRTVDLERSLFSKNREIGEANRKFVEKYGTKLINLISAPGSGKTTLLEATIERLLPSYSIGVIEGDIETERDAERIRRKGAEAVQITTGGACHLDANLVHKALHRLFEKRDKYDLIFIENVGNLVCPASFYLGEHIRCVLVSVPEGSDKPAKYPTTFKEADIFAITKVDLLSFFDFSIEEARKEAKRINPQVSVIEISAKTGDGIEEWIKALGF is encoded by the coding sequence ATGTGTGATACATGTGGATGCGAAAAAAAGAGGACTGTTGATCTTGAAAGGAGTCTTTTTTCTAAGAACAGGGAGATAGGAGAAGCTAATCGTAAATTTGTCGAAAAATATGGCACAAAGTTAATTAACTTAATAAGTGCTCCTGGTTCTGGTAAGACTACTCTTTTAGAGGCTACTATTGAGAGACTGTTACCCTCCTATTCCATTGGGGTCATAGAGGGTGATATTGAAACAGAGCGCGATGCGGAAAGGATAAGAAGAAAGGGAGCAGAGGCAGTACAGATAACCACTGGAGGCGCTTGTCACCTTGATGCAAATCTCGTTCATAAGGCCCTACATAGGCTTTTTGAGAAACGTGATAAGTATGATTTGATATTTATAGAAAATGTCGGCAATCTTGTGTGTCCTGCAAGCTTTTATCTCGGAGAACATATAAGATGCGTACTTGTCTCTGTGCCAGAGGGTTCTGACAAGCCAGCAAAATATCCCACTACTTTTAAAGAAGCAGACATATTTGCAATTACCAAGGTGGATCTCCTGTCTTTTTTTGATTTCTCTATAGAAGAGGCTCGAAAGGAGGCCAAAAGAATAAATCCCCAGGTCTCCGTGATAGAGATATCGGCAAAGACTGGTGATGGCATCGAGGAGTGGATTAAGGCTTTGGGGTTTTAA
- a CDS encoding transporter, whose product MRFGNFSKVFLVCFVLILSSMGLAFAEGFERFHMPVSNPVYNGDPRNVTMVRPIYLYQRLPNKIEPSPAVKALLKQKLGVDKIPLDGHVNGFAVQFSYAFNERFSFVAVKDGYADINADGGVLDWEDHSGWLDLAAGFQYSFLYDPENDFIVSGRLVAELPTGSDDVFQGNGDGNIAPSVLFLKGIGNLQINGVLGFVISMDNDDENTLFYDSWHISYAVTNWFRPLVELNHFHVLSAGDRDLKDALGQSTVDALPELDGSTIASALHDTSNTNKWDELVAGATSFNGCDIINLGGTANDENRDLVTLAIGARFRVTDWLDFGAVYEFPLTDEEESLMEDRFLLDAMITLRF is encoded by the coding sequence ATGAGATTTGGGAATTTTTCAAAGGTGTTTTTGGTGTGTTTTGTTCTGATCTTGTCGAGCATGGGTTTAGCATTTGCGGAGGGGTTTGAGAGGTTTCACATGCCTGTGAGTAATCCAGTTTACAATGGGGACCCACGCAATGTGACAATGGTGCGACCGATCTATCTCTATCAGAGACTTCCCAACAAGATTGAGCCATCACCAGCAGTAAAGGCACTTTTAAAACAAAAGCTTGGGGTCGATAAGATTCCTTTAGATGGTCATGTTAATGGATTTGCTGTTCAATTTAGCTATGCTTTTAATGAGAGATTTTCTTTTGTCGCTGTCAAGGACGGTTATGCTGATATCAATGCTGACGGTGGCGTCCTGGACTGGGAAGATCACAGTGGCTGGTTAGACCTTGCAGCAGGATTTCAGTATTCCTTTTTGTACGATCCAGAAAATGATTTCATTGTCAGTGGTCGTCTAGTTGCTGAATTGCCAACAGGTTCTGATGATGTATTCCAGGGCAATGGGGATGGCAATATCGCTCCATCAGTCTTGTTTTTGAAAGGAATTGGAAACCTTCAAATTAACGGTGTGCTCGGTTTTGTTATTTCCATGGATAATGATGATGAAAATACACTGTTTTATGATTCTTGGCACATTAGCTACGCAGTGACCAACTGGTTTAGGCCCCTTGTTGAACTGAATCATTTTCACGTGTTGAGCGCAGGAGATAGAGATCTTAAAGATGCCTTGGGACAGAGCACTGTAGATGCACTTCCAGAACTTGATGGATCAACTATTGCATCAGCACTCCATGATACTTCAAACACTAATAAATGGGATGAGCTTGTGGCTGGCGCTACATCTTTTAATGGTTGTGATATCATTAATCTTGGTGGCACGGCCAATGATGAAAATCGCGACCTTGTTACCCTTGCGATTGGGGCCAGATTCAGAGTAACTGATTGGCTGGATTTTGGTGCCGTTTATGAATTTCCGCTTACAGATGAAGAAGAGAGCTTAATGGAAGACAGATTCCTCCTTGATGCAATGATTACCCTCCGGTTTTAA
- a CDS encoding homoserine dehydrogenase translates to MLNCAILGYGTVGTGVYKLLTDKEKDIFQKSGSNIRVKWVYDRSFRRIKDYPLPSEVCTKDPDVIFNDPDVHCVIELIGGIEPARTFIFNAIRKGKHVVTANKAVLSASGPEIWKEAESNGVLLGYEASVGGGVPVIKTVKESLVGNRISTIVGIMNGTANYILSRMTKERKDYHEILKDAQRLGYAEADPTFDVEGYDTAHKLAILSMLTFGQKFTQDDIYTEGITRIAPLDIDFAKELGYRVKLLAIGRLNDDGVMLRVHPTMIPDTHLLAQVDGAFNAFYFVGDEIGKMLLYGMGAGQGPTASAVVSDLVDIARLKGHCSMKPLQTKVLSKASLKKVPVASLNSRYYFRFSAVDRPGVLAKISGILGEYGISIQSVVQKGRKEKGAVPIVMLTHEACEENVCQALKKIDSLDVTMEKTVLIRIEDLSALE, encoded by the coding sequence ATGTTGAACTGTGCAATTCTTGGTTATGGAACAGTAGGAACTGGTGTATATAAGCTCTTAACAGATAAGGAAAAAGACATTTTTCAGAAGTCAGGTTCAAATATAAGGGTAAAATGGGTCTATGATAGGAGCTTTAGGCGTATAAAAGACTACCCTTTGCCTTCGGAGGTCTGTACTAAAGACCCCGATGTCATCTTTAATGATCCAGATGTCCATTGCGTAATAGAGTTGATTGGTGGAATAGAACCAGCCAGGACTTTCATCTTTAATGCCATCCGAAAAGGGAAACACGTGGTTACTGCTAATAAGGCAGTACTTTCAGCCTCTGGGCCTGAAATTTGGAAAGAAGCCGAGTCCAATGGAGTATTGTTAGGCTATGAGGCAAGTGTTGGCGGAGGCGTGCCCGTTATAAAAACAGTGAAGGAATCGCTTGTTGGAAACAGAATTTCTACGATTGTAGGGATAATGAACGGGACCGCAAACTACATCCTGTCTAGGATGACAAAAGAAAGAAAAGATTATCACGAAATTCTTAAAGATGCTCAGAGGCTTGGCTATGCTGAGGCAGACCCAACATTTGATGTTGAGGGCTATGATACTGCCCATAAGCTGGCAATTTTATCGATGTTGACCTTTGGGCAAAAGTTTACTCAAGACGATATTTATACTGAGGGAATAACTCGTATTGCCCCCTTAGATATAGATTTTGCTAAAGAATTGGGATATCGAGTTAAGTTACTTGCCATAGGAAGGCTTAACGATGATGGTGTAATGTTAAGGGTTCATCCAACTATGATTCCTGATACCCACCTCTTGGCCCAGGTGGATGGTGCCTTTAATGCATTTTATTTTGTTGGCGACGAAATAGGAAAGATGCTTCTCTACGGAATGGGGGCAGGACAGGGACCTACAGCAAGCGCAGTTGTTTCAGATTTAGTGGATATAGCGCGTTTAAAAGGACACTGCAGCATGAAACCCTTGCAGACCAAGGTGTTGTCCAAAGCATCTCTAAAAAAAGTCCCTGTGGCTTCCCTGAATTCTAGGTATTATTTTAGATTTTCGGCCGTAGATAGACCAGGAGTACTTGCCAAAATTAGCGGCATTTTAGGAGAGTATGGAATTAGTATACAATCTGTAGTGCAAAAGGGACGAAAGGAGAAAGGTGCTGTTCCTATAGTGATGTTAACTCATGAGGCATGTGAAGAAAACGTATGTCAGGCGTTGAAAAAGATAGATTCTCTAGATGTTACAATGGAAAAAACTGTACTCATTAGGATAGAGGACCTTTCTGCTCTTGAATAG
- a CDS encoding cofactor-independent phosphoglycerate mutase, with translation MSEQQQPPVERYCILIGDGMGDFPMEELGGKTALEAARTPAMDRMSRLGEIGTVQTIPEGFSPGSDVANMSLLGYDPRQFYTGRGPLEAAAMGISMNPEDVAFRCNLVTLGFKEGRVFMVDYSAGHISDEEAHQLIEDFAPTIAGRSFHLYPGVSYRNLLMWHGGPEGLATVPPHDFTGMDVTDAWHVYEEEPLLYEMLTKAIQFFHKHPVNEKRRQEGKRPANALWPWGQGRKPLMPKISERFGLNGAVIAAVDLIRGLGVWAGLDVLKVEGATGYLDTDYGAKANAAIEALKDNQLVVLHLEAPDEASHMGNVKEKIKAIERFDKEIVAVVWDALKDMGCTYRLMVVTDHFTPIRLRTHGPFPVPYCIYDSTDIQDNPNASFSEKVAENIKDEPLEGHELFERFIGIEPVYVELDPKKK, from the coding sequence GTGAGTGAGCAACAGCAACCGCCAGTTGAGCGTTACTGTATACTAATAGGGGACGGCATGGGAGATTTCCCAATGGAAGAGCTTGGGGGAAAAACTGCCCTTGAAGCTGCAAGGACCCCTGCTATGGACAGAATGAGCCGCCTTGGTGAAATTGGCACTGTCCAGACTATCCCAGAAGGTTTTTCTCCTGGAAGCGATGTAGCCAATATGAGCTTGCTTGGATATGATCCAAGGCAGTTCTATACGGGACGTGGTCCACTGGAGGCAGCAGCAATGGGGATTTCAATGAATCCCGAGGATGTTGCCTTTAGATGTAATTTGGTTACCCTTGGTTTTAAAGAAGGGCGCGTTTTTATGGTGGATTATAGCGCCGGACATATTTCAGATGAAGAGGCTCATCAGCTCATTGAAGATTTTGCACCGACCATTGCAGGCCGTTCTTTCCATTTGTATCCAGGGGTGAGTTACAGGAATCTTCTGATGTGGCATGGTGGTCCTGAAGGGCTTGCTACCGTCCCTCCCCACGACTTTACTGGAATGGATGTGACTGATGCCTGGCATGTCTATGAAGAAGAACCCCTACTCTATGAGATGCTTACCAAGGCGATTCAATTTTTTCACAAACACCCTGTTAACGAAAAGAGGCGTCAAGAGGGAAAACGTCCTGCAAATGCACTTTGGCCATGGGGCCAGGGTAGAAAGCCCCTAATGCCCAAAATTAGTGAACGTTTTGGCCTAAATGGCGCAGTTATTGCTGCTGTAGACCTGATTAGGGGACTGGGAGTATGGGCAGGATTGGATGTTCTAAAAGTTGAAGGGGCAACTGGTTACCTTGACACAGATTACGGTGCCAAGGCAAACGCCGCTATTGAGGCGCTTAAGGATAATCAACTTGTAGTGTTACATCTTGAGGCCCCAGATGAGGCCTCACATATGGGGAATGTTAAAGAAAAGATAAAGGCTATTGAAAGATTCGATAAAGAAATAGTGGCCGTTGTTTGGGACGCCTTAAAAGATATGGGGTGTACCTACAGATTAATGGTGGTAACAGACCACTTTACCCCAATTAGACTCAGGACCCATGGGCCATTTCCTGTGCCCTATTGCATTTACGACAGTACTGATATTCAGGATAATCCAAATGCTTCTTTTTCCGAAAAAGTAGCAGAAAATATTAAAGACGAGCCTCTTGAAGGCCACGAATTATTTGAGCGGTTTATAGGGATAGAGCCTGTTTATGTAGAACTTGATCCAAAGAAGAAATAA
- a CDS encoding acyl-CoA thioesterase, which produces MVHTKLYRVIYGDTDKAGVVYYGNYLRFFEIGRTEFFRDLANLSYKDLEEEGIMMPVVEAYVRYKSPAFYDDLLSIETAISGLDDYSVTFFYRITRHGEDKVIVQGSTKLTVVDKEKGSIRKMPSKLLNLLDPLVIRPEPQKANLN; this is translated from the coding sequence ATGGTTCACACAAAATTGTATAGAGTCATATATGGAGATACTGATAAGGCAGGAGTTGTCTATTATGGTAATTACCTCCGTTTTTTTGAAATTGGAAGAACCGAATTCTTTAGAGATTTAGCAAACTTAAGTTATAAGGATCTAGAAGAAGAAGGAATAATGATGCCTGTTGTTGAGGCATATGTCAGGTATAAATCTCCTGCCTTTTATGACGATCTATTGAGTATTGAAACAGCGATTTCTGGTCTTGATGATTATAGCGTCACCTTCTTTTATCGCATTACTCGTCATGGAGAGGACAAGGTTATTGTTCAAGGAAGTACTAAACTCACTGTAGTAGATAAGGAGAAAGGAAGTATTAGAAAGATGCCTTCAAAACTTCTTAACCTCCTTGATCCACTTGTCATAAGACCAGAACCACAAAAAGCTAATTTAAATTAG
- the dnaG gene encoding DNA primase, translating into MVSFIPEDIIQRIQDLADIRQIVSEYVPLKKRGNNWVGLCPFHHDRDPSFTVNEDKQIFHCFGCGVGGGVFKFLMLIEGMSFVDAVKALADRYGVTIPEKAPSAVHSARKIKRELLLECMNKAMEFFHQNLVGSRLGVVAREYLEDRGISDATINHFKLGWAPHGWENLVKFLKKASLDLDVAREAGLIIRRDGGGGYYDRFRARVVFPIHDRRGHIVAFGGRVIGDGDPKYINSPESPIYQKKECLYGYFLNKSYIRKEGVGIVVEGYMDLVALFEHGITNVVATLGTALTEQHARLMKGLTKDWILVFDADEAGFKAASRALPILYSLGLRPKVLSLPEGHDPDTFIRSEGRVAWNRLLDSADQGIDFVLKMASETYGSGPEARMEATEEILKMINGIEDPVRKSLLISHASQKLGIKESILMDRVFSSRTPTTKKKTQVRDIGTRSLESAPAQLVSFILNNPHRIEEFLDVGFDYWLEDGTLRDLWLSMVHAHEIYGALEIERFVEYISSCEEVRKLAKKLIEASPPLEDSDETIRRLKTYCLSMKNRELRRRLIEQLRDDEANAEMILRRIEELH; encoded by the coding sequence ATGGTATCCTTCATACCAGAGGATATCATACAAAGAATACAGGATCTTGCAGATATCCGTCAAATTGTCTCTGAATACGTCCCTTTAAAAAAACGTGGCAACAACTGGGTTGGACTATGCCCTTTTCACCATGATCGTGATCCTTCTTTCACTGTCAACGAAGACAAACAGATCTTTCATTGCTTTGGTTGCGGGGTCGGAGGCGGTGTCTTTAAGTTTTTGATGCTCATTGAGGGAATGAGTTTTGTAGACGCTGTTAAAGCCTTGGCAGATCGCTATGGAGTCACCATTCCAGAAAAGGCACCTTCAGCTGTTCATTCCGCTAGGAAGATAAAAAGGGAACTTCTTCTAGAGTGTATGAATAAGGCCATGGAATTTTTTCATCAAAATCTCGTGGGGTCTCGACTTGGAGTGGTGGCAAGAGAGTACCTAGAGGATAGAGGCATTAGTGATGCTACTATTAATCATTTTAAATTAGGTTGGGCACCGCATGGATGGGAAAATCTTGTAAAATTTTTAAAAAAAGCATCTTTAGATCTTGACGTAGCCAGAGAAGCTGGTCTTATAATAAGACGAGATGGTGGAGGTGGATACTATGACCGTTTTAGAGCCAGAGTAGTATTCCCAATTCATGATAGGCGCGGGCATATTGTTGCCTTTGGCGGACGAGTTATTGGAGATGGAGATCCCAAGTACATTAACTCTCCTGAAAGTCCCATTTACCAAAAAAAAGAGTGTTTATATGGGTATTTTCTAAATAAGTCCTATATACGAAAAGAAGGTGTTGGTATTGTAGTCGAAGGCTACATGGATCTTGTGGCATTGTTTGAACATGGGATCACAAATGTGGTAGCAACTCTTGGTACTGCTTTGACCGAGCAGCATGCAAGACTAATGAAGGGGCTTACAAAGGACTGGATACTAGTGTTTGATGCTGATGAAGCAGGCTTTAAAGCAGCGAGTAGGGCTCTTCCAATCCTTTATTCACTAGGATTAAGGCCAAAGGTGCTCAGTTTGCCAGAAGGACATGATCCTGATACCTTTATACGCTCTGAAGGCCGTGTGGCATGGAATAGGCTCCTTGACAGTGCTGATCAGGGGATAGATTTTGTGTTGAAAATGGCGTCAGAGACTTACGGAAGTGGTCCAGAAGCCAGGATGGAGGCTACTGAAGAGATTCTCAAAATGATAAATGGGATAGAGGATCCAGTAAGAAAGTCCCTCTTAATCAGTCATGCTAGCCAGAAGCTTGGCATAAAAGAATCCATCTTGATGGATCGTGTATTTTCCTCAAGAACGCCAACTACAAAAAAGAAAACACAGGTGAGAGATATAGGGACCCGTAGTTTAGAATCTGCTCCTGCTCAACTTGTTTCGTTTATCTTAAATAATCCCCATAGAATTGAAGAATTTCTCGACGTAGGGTTCGATTATTGGCTTGAGGACGGCACCTTAAGAGATCTTTGGTTGAGTATGGTGCATGCCCATGAAATTTATGGTGCACTGGAAATTGAACGATTTGTAGAATATATTTCCTCTTGTGAGGAGGTTCGCAAGTTGGCAAAAAAACTAATAGAGGCCTCGCCTCCCTTGGAAGATAGTGATGAAACAATTAGGCGGTTAAAAACTTATTGTCTATCAATGAAGAATCGCGAACTTAGAAGGCGGTTAATTGAACAACTCAGGGACGACGAGGCCAATGCAGAAATGATTTTAAGAAGGATCGAAGAATTACATTAA